AAATCTCGCCGGGCGCAATATCGCCAGCCGCTGGAGTGAGTCCGTCAAGCGTGAGATCCGCGAAAGTCGAGTCGAGGGGACGGCTTTACTGGCCCGTACTTTGGCCCAGCTCGACCCGAAGCCGCGCGTGTTTATCAACGCCTCGGCCATTGGCTACTACGGGGTGACGCGCGAGGAGGAGCTGACCGAGGAGGCGTCTGCCGGGGGCGGTTTCCTGGCTGAAGTTTGCCGCGAATGGGAGGCCGCTGCCGAGCCAGCAGCCGCCGCTGGCGTGCGAACCGTGCTCCTGCGCAACGGTGTCGTTCTCTCCCCGGAGGGCGGTGCTCTAGCCAAGATTCTCACACCCTTTCGCGCAGGCCTCGGTGGCCCTGTCGGCGACGGTAAACAGTGGATGAGCTGGATCGCTCTCGACGACGTAGTCGGCCTGATCCGCTTCTGTATCGAGCACGAGTCCATCCGTGGCCCCGTCAATGTCACTGCGCCCGCGCCCGTGACGAATGCCGAACTGGCGACCACGCTGGGTGAAGTCCTGGATAAACCTTCCAGTATGCCGACGCCCGCCTTTGCGATAAAGCTGGCCTTTGGCCAGATGGCGGATGAGACGCTTTTGTCCAGCGTGCGCGTACTCCCCGCCAAGGCCGAGGCCGCTGGCTACGTTTTTCGTTTTCCAGCCTTGAAACCCGCGCTCGAACACCTGTTGAGTTAGGGCATGCGTGCGGTAATTCAGCGGGTGGACGCGGCCTCGGTCAGCGTCGAGGGTGACGTGGTGGGTGAGATCGGCCCTGGGCTGCTCGTCTTCCTCGGAGTAGGCGAGGGCGACACGGCGGACGATGTCGCCTGGCTGGCCGCAAAGGTGTGCAAGTTGCGTGTCTTTGAGGATGACGAGGGCAAAATGAACCGTGCGGTGACTGAGACGGGCGGGGGTGTGCTCGTCATCAGCCAGTTCACGCTCTTCGGGAATTTAAAGAAAGGCACGCGCCCTTCCTTCAATCGCTCGGCTCCGCCCGAGTTGGCGATTCCGCTTTACGAGGCCTTTATCGCGGAGACCTCGCGCCTGCTGGGGAAACCCGTCCCCTCGGGACGCTTTGCTGCCGACATGACCATTCACGCCGTTAACGATGGCCCGGTGACGCTTGTCCTGGATACGCGCCAAAAAGATTTCTAGCCGTGCCCGAGCCGAGAGGTAAAGTCCTGCCCATCGCGTTCTACCGGCGTGATACCGAGCTCGTTACCCGCGAGCTGATGGGTAAGCTCCTGTGCCGCCGTATGCCGGACGGCTCTGTCCTGCGCCTGCGTTTGACCGAGCTGGAGGCCTACGTCGGCCCGCACGACAAGGCCTGCCACGCCAGTCGTGGGAAGACCCCGCGTACCGCCGTGATGTTCGAGCCCGGCGGTGTCTTCTACGTTTACCTGTGCTACGGCATGCACTGGATGCTGAACATCGTCACCGCGGGAAAGGACTACCCGGCCGCCATCCTCGTACGAGGCGTCGAGGGCATGAGCGGACCTGGGCGCGTGACGAAGCATCTCGCCGTGGACCGGGCGTTGAACGCCCGCCCGGTTCGCAAAACCTGCGGGCTCTGGGTGGAGGACGACGGTATCCATATTTCGGATACACAGATCGAGCGCACGCCGCGCATTGGGATCGGCTACGCGGGTGAATACTGGATCAACCAGCCGCTGAGATTTGTCTTAGACACAGTAAGATAAAGGTCTCCGCCCTGAGCCGCTAAGCCGTATGGAGGGGTAAAAACAAGAAGCCCTTTTGCGGACAAAAGGGCTTCCGGTATTCGTTAAAGGTGATCTGGCCTTAGGAGATTTTCATCGCGGCCTCAGTGCGCTCGGCGACGTTGTCCCAGTTGACGACGTCCCACCACTTGTCGACGTATTCACCGCGACGGTTCTGGTACTTGAGGTAGTAGGCGTGCTCCCACACATCGAGGGCGAGGATCGGTACGACACCCCACTGAGTGAGGTTCTGGTGCTTCTCGGCCTGGAGTACGACGAGCTTTTTTCCAAAGGACTGGTATCCGAGCAGCCCCCAGCCACTGCCCTGCACGCGCTTGGCTACGGCGGAGAACTGTGACTTAAAGTTCTCAAAACCGCCGAAGTGATCGGCGATCGTTTTCTTCAGGGAGGAGGAGAGCTTGGTCGATCCGGCCGGGGCCATGTTCTGGAAAAAAACAGTGTGCAGGTTGTAACCGGCACCGTTGAAGCTGAGCTGATTCTGCCAGTAGGAGACTTCGGGGAAGTCCTCTTCGGCGCGTTGCTCCTTAAGCTTGGCCAGTGCTTTGTTCAGCCCGTCCATGTACCCCTTGAAGTGGATATCGTGGTGCAGGCGCATGGTCTCGGCATCGATCGAGGGTTCCAGCGCGTCATAGGCGTAGGGGAGGGGGGGGAGCTCGTACTGGCCGTCGGCGCTCATCGGCACCTCGAAAAGCACAGAATCAGTAGAGGCGGGGGTGGGGGCGGCCTGTGCCCGGGAGGCACCCAGGAGGCCGAGGCCGGCGAGACCGGCTGCGCCGACAAAACTGCGGCGATTCAGAGCAGAGGGGGGAGTTTGATCAGGTGTCTGTTCCATGCAGGAGCATAGGGGAGGCTCCTTTTCAAGTCAACTGGCCCCCACCGATTTCTGGAGTCTTGCAGTTCGTCAGTAGGCAGGCTCAGGCGTAGGGGCGGTTGCGGTAGCTGCGGGGAGACTCGTTATGGCGGGCCCGGAACCAGTTGGAGAACTGCGATAGGTGCCGGAAACCCAGATCGGCGGCGATCTCCTTGACCGAGACCGCCCGGCGGCGCAGTTGTTCGCAGGCGTACGCGAACCGCCGGTTGTCACGGTACTGCTGCGGGGTCAGCCCCAGCTCCTGCCGCCAGAGTCGGTCAAGCTGGCCGGGGGTCAGCCCCTGCTCGGATGCCAACTGCTCCCGCGAGAAGCGAGCCTGCATCGCCATCGTGGCCACACAGAGATGGCTGTCGCGCACGCGGGGGTCTCGGATCGGGGGCACCTCGTAGCGCATGCCCAGCGGCAGGGCCAGGCGCAGCAGGTGTGCGAAAAGGCTGGAGGCCGCAGCGTGGACGCAGAGGGCTGCCGGTAGCTCCATGGGCAGGCCCCGGATGTCGAGCTGCCGGGGTGGGATACCGGCAGCGGTGACAGCTCGCTGTAGCTGATGCAGTGCCTGGCGTGCAGGCTCGTCCGGGATGGCTACCACCAGCGGCTTACCGCGCCACTCAGCCCCGTTGCACGGATTACTCAGGCACAGGTGGACAGAGATGATATCCGGATCGTCGGAGAAGTGCTGGGTACGCTCGCCGGGGATATTAAGGATCCATGGGCGCTCGGTCGCATCCGTATGGATGGCGATATCGTCGTGACTCATCTCCAGGCTGCCGCGCTGGAGTTGGCACAGGGTAAAAACCGTGCCGGGATAGGTTCCAGAGAGCCCGCAGGGGATGCCCTCGTAGCACCGGTCGACTGTGAGCTGGAGGGCCTGCCAATCGGCGGGCGGGAAGGGTGATTCGTCGGTGGACATAGTCGCCAATGCCCATAATTATTAACTCTAAGCCCACCTGCGTAAAGCTCCTAAACGTGCGTCAGCAGGCAAATATGTTAACTTTATCCCACAAGAGAAAGACATCGTTATGAAAATTGTTTCCCTTAAGCCCTTTATCGCTGACTGCTTCCGCACCAACTGGGTTTTCCTGCGCGTCGAGACCGACGACGGGTTGATCGGCTGGGGCGAAGCTTCGCTCGAATACCGTGAAAAGACCGTGGCCGAGGCCATGCTCGAAATCGGCCGCAACCTTATCGGCCGCCGTGCCAACGACATCGAGGCGATCTGGCAGGATGTGAACCGCGAGGTCTATTTTCGTGGTGGTCCCGTCTACATGTCCGCCCTTGGCGCGCTGGAGATGGCCCTGTGGGACATCAAGGGCAAGGCGCTCGGTGTGCCGGTCTACGAGCTGCTCGGCGGTAAGGTCCGCGACAGCATCCAGTGCTACGCCAATGCCTGGTTCGCCGGAGCGAAGGAGCCCGAAGAGTTTGCTACCAAGGCCAAGGCCGCGATCGAGGCCGGGTACAAGGGCCTCAAGTGGGACCCCTTCGGCTCGGCTTATCTGGACATTGCTCCGCAGGAGTTCGTCAAAGCTGAGGCCTGTGTCGCTGCCGTGGCCGAGGTTGTCTCTGGCCGTGCCGAGCTCTTGATCGAGGGCCATGGCCGGTTCAATGTTCCCACCGCTGTGCGTGCTGGCGATATGCTCTCAGCCTACAATGTGGGCTGGTTCGAGGAGCCGCTGCCCCCCGGTAATCTGGACGCCCTCGCCGACGTACGTCGCCGCACGAAGGTGCCGATCGCTGCGGGTGAACGCCTCTACAGCCGCTGGGACTATGTGCCGTTCTTCAGTTCCCGCTGTGCGGACTTTGCCCAGCCCGACGTGACGCACGTCGGCGGTATTTCTGAGCTGCGCCGTATCTCGGATATGGCCGAGGCGCAGTTCCTGCCCTGCTGCCCGCATAATCCCTGTGGTCCGGTCGCCAACGCCGCTACGCTCCATGCTGCCGCCGCCACGCTGAACATCCGCCGCCTCGAAACGATGGCCACCGACGTTCCATGGCGTGCTGAGATTGCGCGTGAGGATACGGACTTTGTCGATGGTTGCCTGACCATCCCGCAGTCGCCCGGCCTGGGCGTCGATATCGATCTGGAGGCGCTGGAAAAGCATCCCTACCAGCCGCACGAGCTGCGCCACTACATCGGCACCTTGACGGACATTCGCCCGGACGATGCCGGCTTCATCTTTAAAAAGTAACCCCGCTTAGATCCTAAATTACCATGGACGCGATATTTCCCTCTTCCCTTATGTCCTTCGCTGGAAAGACCGTGCTGGTTACCGGTTCCAGCCGTAATCTCGGCTATACTATCGCAGCAGCTTTTGCTGAGGCAGGCGCACGTGTGATCATGCACGGCTCGCATGGCTCCGTCGAGGCGTCTCGCGATAAGCTGGCCGCCGCTTTCCCGCAGGCGGAGCTGCATGCCGCCAGCTTTAACCTCGGCGACTCCGCAGCGATCGACGCGGCTTTCGCGAGCTTCAAGGAGCAGGGCCTGATGCCCGACGTACTCGTTAACAACGCGGCCCACCTCGGGCTGGGCGAGTCCGATTTCCTCAAGCAGACACCGGAGCATTTCCGTGAGGTGCTGGAGGTAAATCTCTTTGGTGCATTCCGCTGTGCGCAGCTCGTGGCCCAGCATCTCAAAGAGATCGGCGGTGGTGCTATCGTCAATATCTCCTCGCTGGCCGGTGAGCGTGGCATCTTCGGGCGCAGTGGCTATAACACCAGTAAGGCTGCCCTCGAC
This genomic interval from Ruficoccus sp. ZRK36 contains the following:
- a CDS encoding mandelate racemase/muconate lactonizing enzyme family protein; protein product: MKIVSLKPFIADCFRTNWVFLRVETDDGLIGWGEASLEYREKTVAEAMLEIGRNLIGRRANDIEAIWQDVNREVYFRGGPVYMSALGALEMALWDIKGKALGVPVYELLGGKVRDSIQCYANAWFAGAKEPEEFATKAKAAIEAGYKGLKWDPFGSAYLDIAPQEFVKAEACVAAVAEVVSGRAELLIEGHGRFNVPTAVRAGDMLSAYNVGWFEEPLPPGNLDALADVRRRTKVPIAAGERLYSRWDYVPFFSSRCADFAQPDVTHVGGISELRRISDMAEAQFLPCCPHNPCGPVANAATLHAAAATLNIRRLETMATDVPWRAEIAREDTDFVDGCLTIPQSPGLGVDIDLEALEKHPYQPHELRHYIGTLTDIRPDDAGFIFKK
- a CDS encoding helix-turn-helix transcriptional regulator yields the protein MSTDESPFPPADWQALQLTVDRCYEGIPCGLSGTYPGTVFTLCQLQRGSLEMSHDDIAIHTDATERPWILNIPGERTQHFSDDPDIISVHLCLSNPCNGAEWRGKPLVVAIPDEPARQALHQLQRAVTAAGIPPRQLDIRGLPMELPAALCVHAAASSLFAHLLRLALPLGMRYEVPPIRDPRVRDSHLCVATMAMQARFSREQLASEQGLTPGQLDRLWRQELGLTPQQYRDNRRFAYACEQLRRRAVSVKEIAADLGFRHLSQFSNWFRARHNESPRSYRNRPYA
- a CDS encoding TIGR01777 family oxidoreductase, producing MKVAIAGGTGLIGKALQASLKADGHSCLVLSRSPEEGQIAWDPTSGEIDWEALNGVDAVVNLAGRNIASRWSESVKREIRESRVEGTALLARTLAQLDPKPRVFINASAIGYYGVTREEELTEEASAGGGFLAEVCREWEAAAEPAAAAGVRTVLLRNGVVLSPEGGALAKILTPFRAGLGGPVGDGKQWMSWIALDDVVGLIRFCIEHESIRGPVNVTAPAPVTNAELATTLGEVLDKPSSMPTPAFAIKLAFGQMADETLLSSVRVLPAKAEAAGYVFRFPALKPALEHLLS
- a CDS encoding DNA-3-methyladenine glycosylase, producing MPEPRGKVLPIAFYRRDTELVTRELMGKLLCRRMPDGSVLRLRLTELEAYVGPHDKACHASRGKTPRTAVMFEPGGVFYVYLCYGMHWMLNIVTAGKDYPAAILVRGVEGMSGPGRVTKHLAVDRALNARPVRKTCGLWVEDDGIHISDTQIERTPRIGIGYAGEYWINQPLRFVLDTVR
- the dtd gene encoding D-aminoacyl-tRNA deacylase, whose amino-acid sequence is MRAVIQRVDAASVSVEGDVVGEIGPGLLVFLGVGEGDTADDVAWLAAKVCKLRVFEDDEGKMNRAVTETGGGVLVISQFTLFGNLKKGTRPSFNRSAPPELAIPLYEAFIAETSRLLGKPVPSGRFAADMTIHAVNDGPVTLVLDTRQKDF
- a CDS encoding SDR family oxidoreductase, producing the protein MSFAGKTVLVTGSSRNLGYTIAAAFAEAGARVIMHGSHGSVEASRDKLAAAFPQAELHAASFNLGDSAAIDAAFASFKEQGLMPDVLVNNAAHLGLGESDFLKQTPEHFREVLEVNLFGAFRCAQLVAQHLKEIGGGAIVNISSLAGERGIFGRSGYNTSKAALDGMTRSMAQELSGDGIRVNAIVLGYVWTERWNALSEADTQRRLMNTPAAAPSSQEEISRLVLFVASEAVPTLVGARIVLDGGLNVQQVPRDVVV
- a CDS encoding superoxide dismutase, which encodes MEQTPDQTPPSALNRRSFVGAAGLAGLGLLGASRAQAAPTPASTDSVLFEVPMSADGQYELPPLPYAYDALEPSIDAETMRLHHDIHFKGYMDGLNKALAKLKEQRAEEDFPEVSYWQNQLSFNGAGYNLHTVFFQNMAPAGSTKLSSSLKKTIADHFGGFENFKSQFSAVAKRVQGSGWGLLGYQSFGKKLVVLQAEKHQNLTQWGVVPILALDVWEHAYYLKYQNRRGEYVDKWWDVVNWDNVAERTEAAMKIS